From the SAR324 cluster bacterium genome, the window TGAACAATCCCTTAAAATCAGACAGATATTTGGCGAAGGCAAAGTTCCTGACGCTGCGACAAGTAATGCACATACGGGAGCCGTTTATTATGTGGATGATAGCATTGAAACTGAATCAAGTTCAGATCTTGAACAGGAAATGCAGATTCCCGTTATGAAATGGTTGGGACTTGAAGACCATTATTTTATCAGGGCAGTCGCTCCACAAACGCCTGTCCGGTTTGGTTATTTTCATGCGAAATCCGTCTTTGGCCCCAATGGTAAGGAAGAGGTTCCCTATTTCGGGGTGCGTTTACCGAATGTGGATTTGATGCCCAATAAACAGATTGAAGCCCGGTTTGAAATTTTTGCCGGCCCCAAGGAAGAGCAGGCCATGGCCGTCTTTGGTCGAAAGCTTGAGGGGTCCATGAATATGACCCTGGCCAGCATTGCACAACCATTGCTGGCACTGTTACGCTGGATTTATGGCTATGTCGGAAATTATGGGGTTGCAATTATTATTCTGACTGTGATTGTGCGGCTGGTTTTGTTTCCGCTGACTTTCAAGGGCATGAAATCCATGAAAAAAATGCAGCAACTTCAACCCAAGATGAAACGGTTGCAGGAAAAATATAAAAATAACAAGGAAAAGCTGAACTTGGAGATGCTGGAGATGTATCGGAAACATAAGGTCAATCCCTTGGGAGGATGCCTTCCGTTGGTCTTGCAGATTCCGATTTTTTTCGGGTTGTACAGTGCGTTATCCAGTGCGATTGAATTGCGACACGCTCCTTTTATTTTCTGGCTCAATGATCTGTCTGCCAGAGATGGGTTGGCCATTACACCGTTGCTGATGGGGATAACCATGTTTTTTCAGCAAAAAATGACACCCACCACCATGATGGATCCGACCCAGGCCAAAATGATGCAAATGTTGCCGATAATCTTTACATTTTTTACATTTTCTTTTCCATCAGGTCTGGTCATTTACTGGATCACAAGCAACATCCTGTCCATTGGTCAACAATATCTGATCAACAACATTAAAACCCCTGAAATGGAATGACTTTTTATGAAGAATATCGTTTTTCCCATTGACGGCGATATTCTTCCGCATAAAGTTCAATCCACCGCTTGATGATGGTATTAGGATTATCCCTCCCATTCATTTCAAGATAGTGATCAATTTCCTGAATCTGCGCCCGCATGTATTTTTCCTCATCATAGGTTCCCATAAGTACCTCCGAGACGATCGAGTTGATGTTTGCGGATTTTTTTGTCAGAAAAAGGAAATTCAAATTTCATACCGAAAGGCTCTTCAATTGAGAGAACCATGCTGTATTTTATGAATTTCTGGTGGTTAACCGCCCTTCCTCTCATGATACTCCCATGGATCTGGCCGTTGATTCAGCAACGTGATCCCAAGGCCGTGGGGCATTCAGCTCTGTTCCTGTTTCCAGCCCATAACCAGTCTGAAAAAATAAACTGGTCAACACGACACTGGC encodes:
- the yidC gene encoding membrane protein insertase YidC: METKTFLAIFISFVILAGWSLLFPPTPPEITSQPALETVITSQEETTDMPSSLTSAPESPMEAEFTEIKTDLKPLLIPVENIQFRYMVNTRGGILENIQLKQYQHKKEHLSLVRWLPLLSFVLGKDSPHETNDNLVELLNNSLENERAMTMEFEDAPELTKLFSRVVYAANVERLDVVAGIDNKLVLTSPVIKGLQVIKTFQFNAESYVMNYSFQVINRSATEQSLKIRQIFGEGKVPDAATSNAHTGAVYYVDDSIETESSSDLEQEMQIPVMKWLGLEDHYFIRAVAPQTPVRFGYFHAKSVFGPNGKEEVPYFGVRLPNVDLMPNKQIEARFEIFAGPKEEQAMAVFGRKLEGSMNMTLASIAQPLLALLRWIYGYVGNYGVAIIILTVIVRLVLFPLTFKGMKSMKKMQQLQPKMKRLQEKYKNNKEKLNLEMLEMYRKHKVNPLGGCLPLVLQIPIFFGLYSALSSAIELRHAPFIFWLNDLSARDGLAITPLLMGITMFFQQKMTPTTMMDPTQAKMMQMLPIIFTFFTFSFPSGLVIYWITSNILSIGQQYLINNIKTPEME